One Euphorbia lathyris chromosome 1, ddEupLath1.1, whole genome shotgun sequence DNA segment encodes these proteins:
- the LOC136222306 gene encoding linoleate 13S-lipoxygenase 2-1, chloroplastic-like — protein sequence MLRPQLHQHFQTSTPLLVLPKPFIHGNSHTHLSVFPKSSSLFPAKTKSVRAGNIKAKLLNFNLEQKKSTKVKVLVTVNKTVEGLLSSIGIDHRLDQITDLLGKSLSLELVSSDLDTQTGMEKPKVTGYAHKKDEEGQEVTYEADLELPSGFGEVGAIYVENEHHSEMFIKSIQLVGIISTQKFVCNSWVQSKSKQKRLFFTAKSYLPSNTPDGLKKARKQELAQLRGTGEGERKAGERIYDYDVYNDVGNPDSDQNLKRPVLGGKELPYPRRCRTGRPRCKTDPNSESRSSTMYVPRDEEFSEVKQQTFSAKTVYSVLHAVLPSIETSIVDTNLGFPYFTAIDSLFNEGINLPPLNQNGAKVILPNFIKKVKDQTKSVLSFETPETMERDRFSWFRDEEFGRQTLAGLNPLSIRLITEWPLKSELDPEVYGPAESAITTQMIEEEIRGFMTVEEAVKEKKLFMLDYHDLFLPYVSKVRQLENTTLYGSRTVFFLTPEDTLRPLAIELVRPPMDGKPQWKHAFRPSWHSTGFWLWRLAKAHVLAHDSGYHQLISHWLRTHACTEPYIIAANRQLSAMHPIYRLFHPHFRYTMEMNALARLSLINAGGAIESTFSPGKYCLEMSAAIYDKQWRFDHQALPNDLISRGMAVEDPSAPHGLKLTIEDYPYASDGLILWDTLKTWVTDYVNHYYTDSTTVTSDEELQAFWTEVRTVGHGDKKDKPWWPELKTTDDLINIITTIVWVTSGHHAAVNFGQYTYGGYFPNRPTIARLKMPIEDPSDFDWKFFTEKPEVILLTTFPSQVQAMKVMAVLDVLSNHSPDEEYMGKDIEMAWAEEPLIKAAFEKFNGRLTELEGIIDERNANPELRNRNGAGIVPYELLKPFSDPGVTGRGVPYSISI from the exons ATGTTGAGGCCACAGCTTCATCAACATTTTCAAACCTCAACTCCTCTCTTGGTGTTACCAAAACCTTTCATCCATGGAAATAGCCACACTCATCTCTCTGTCTTTCCCAAGTCCTCATCATTATTTCCGGCCAAAACAAAGTCAGTCCGGGCCGGAAATATCAAAGctaaattattaaatttcaaCTTAGAGCAGAAGAAGTCAACTAAAGTGAAAGTTTTAGTTACTGTGAATAAAACAGTTGAAGGATTATTGTCTAGCATAGGGATTGACCATCGTCTTGATCAAATCACTGACTTGCTCGGCAAATCCCTTTCGCTTGAGCTCGTTAGCTCGGATCTCGATACAC AAACGGGAATGGAAAAGCCCAAAGTAACGGGGTATGCGCACAAGAAAGACGAGGAAGGACAGGAGGTAACCTACGAAGCAGATCTTGAACTGCCATCGGGTTTCGGGGAGGTAGGAGCGATTTATGTTGAAAATGAGCACCATTCTGAGATGTTCATCAAGAGTATACAACTTGTTGGTATCATTAGCACTCAGAAATTTGTTTGCAATTCTTGGGTTCAATCTAAGAGCAAGCAAAAACGCCTCTTTTTTACTGCTAAG TCCTACTTGCCGTCAAACACACCGGATGGATTGAAGAAGGCAAGGAAGCAAGAGCTTGCACAATTAAGAGGAACCGGCGAAGGAGAGCGGAAGGCAGGTGAAAGGATATACGACTACGACGTTTACAATGATGTCGGCAACCCTGATTCTGACCAAAACCTTAAAAGACCAGTTCTTGGTGGAAAAGAACTCCCTTACCCTAGGCGTTGCCGAACCGGAAGGCCTAGATGCAAGACAG ATCCGAACTCAGAGTCGAGGAGCAGCACTATGTACGTGCCTCGTGATGAAGAGTTCTCGGAAGTAAAGCAACAAACTTTCTCAGCGAAGACAGTTTACAGTGTGTTGCATGCAGTTCTTCCATCAATAGAGACAAGCATTGTTGACACAAATCTTGGATTTCCTTACTTCACAGCCATTGATTCGTTGTTCAACGAAGGAATTAACTTGCCTCCGCTTAACCAAAATGGCGCGAAAGTTATCCTACCGAATTTCATCAAGAAAGTCAAGGATCAAACCAAAAGTGTCTTGTCTTTTGAGACTCCTGAAACAATGGAGA GAGATAGATTCTCTTGGTTTAGAGACGAAGAATTCGGTCGACAGACACTTGCGGGTCTAAATCCACTGAGCATACGATTGATCACG GAATGGCCATTGAAGAGTGAGCTTGATCCTGAAGTGTATGGCCCGGCAGAGTCAGCAATTACCACACAAATGATTGAGGAAGAGATTAGAGGGTTCATGACTGTTGAAGAG GCTGTGAAAGAAAAGAAGCTGTTCATGTTGGACTACCATGATTTGTTTTTACCATATGTGAGCAAAGTAAGACAACTTGAGAATACCACACTCTATGGATCTCGGACAGTGTTCTTCTTAACCCCTGAAGACACACTCCGGCCGCTAGCCATCGAGCTCGTCCGGCCTCCCATGGATGGGAAGCCGCAATGGAAGCACGCATTCCGGCCTTCTTGGCATTCCACAGGTTTTTGGCTTTGGAGGCTCGCTAAAGCTCATGTCCTTGCACATGATTCCGGCTATCACCAACTTATTAGCCACTG GTTGAGAACACATGCTTGCACAGAACCGTACATAATTGCAGCAAATCGACAACTTAGTGCAATGCATCCGATTTACCGACTATTTCATCCTCATTTTCGGTACACAATGGAGATGAATGCTCTGGCTCGACTATCTCTAATCAATGCAGGAGGGGCCATTGAGTCTACTTTTTCTCCTGGAAAATATTGTTTGGAGATGAGTGCTGCTATCTATGATAAGCAatggagatttgatcatcaagCACTCCCCAACGATCTTATTAGCCG GGGAATGGCTGTCGAAGATCCGTCGGCACCACATGGTCTAAAGCTAACAATTGAAGACTACCCATACGCTAGCGACGGACTAATTTTATGGGACACCCTTAAAACTTGGGTCACAGATTATGTAAATCACTACTATACAGACTCAACCACAGTTACCTCTGATGAAGAATTACAGGCATTCTGGACAGAAGTTCGTACAGTCGGCCATGGAGACAAAAAAGACAAACCATGGTGGCCGGAGCTAAAAACCACCGACGATTTAATCAACATCATCACAACAATTGTATGGGTAACCTCCGGTCACCACGCAGCAGTGAACTTCGGTCAATATACATACGGTGGATACTTCCCAAACAGACCAACAATTGCCAGATTGAAGATGCCGATTGAGGATCCAAGTGATTTTGATTGGAAATTTTTTACCGAGAAACCTGAAGTGATTCTTCTGACGACATTTCCGTCGCAAGTTCAGGCGATGAAAGTTATGGCGGTTTTAGATGTTTTGTCAAACCATTCGCCTGATGAAGAGTACATGGGGAAGGATATTGAGATGGCTTGGGCTGAAGAACCTTTGATTAAAGCTGCTTTTGAGAAGTTTAATGGAAGATTGACTGAATTGGAAGGGATAATCGATGAGAGAAATGCGAATCCCGAATTGAGGAACAGAAATGGTGCCGGAATTGTTCCTTATGAGCTTTTGAAACCGTTTTCGGATCCTGGGGTTACCGGAAGAGGAGTCCCATACAGCATTTCGATCTAA